From the genome of Tachysurus fulvidraco isolate hzauxx_2018 chromosome 20, HZAU_PFXX_2.0, whole genome shotgun sequence, one region includes:
- the sptlc1 gene encoding serine palmitoyltransferase 1 isoform X1, translated as MAAGQQWVLVEMVQAFYEAPAYHLILEGILILWIIRLLFSKTYKLQERSDLTEKEKEELIEEWQPEPLVPPGMKIQSSLNYDVVTGSPSHKMIVNGKECINFASFNFLGLLDNARVKQKALASIRKYGVGTCGPRGFYGTFDVHLELEERLAKFMRTEEAIIYSYGFATIASAIPAYSKRGDIVFVDEAACFAIQKGLQASRSFIKYFKHNDMEDLERLLKEQEVEDQKNPRKARVTRKFIVVEGLYLNTADICPLPQLVKLKYKYKVRIFLEEGMSFGVLGEHGRGVTEHFGVSIDDIDLISANMENAVASIGGFCCGRSFLIDHQRLSGQGYCFSASLPPMLATAAIEALNIMEEDPEIFATLRGKCKYVHKALQGIPGLKVIGVELAPALHLQLVNSTGSRESDVRTLRSIVDYCLDRQIALTLARYLDKEERFLSSPSIRVVVTVEQTEEEIEKAASCIREAALVTLK; from the exons atggcggcgggGCAACAGTGGGTGTTAGTTGAGATGGTGCAAGCTTTTTACGAG GCACCAGCTTATCATCTGATCTTAGAAGGAATCCTGATATTGTGGATAATCAGACTGTTATTCTCAAAAACATATAAGCTGCAAGAGAGGTCTGACCTCACTGAAAAG GAAAAAGAAGAGTTAATTGAAGAATGGCAGCCAGAGCCTCTGGTTCCTCCTGGGATGAAAATTCAGTCATCTCTAAATTATGACGTTGTGACTGG ctcTCCAAGCCACAAAATGATTGTTAATGGGAAAGAGTGCATTAACTTTGCCTCGTTTAACTTCTTGGGCCTGCTCGATAATGCACGCGTTAAG CAAAAGGCACTTGCATCTATTAGAAAGTATGGCGTGGGTACTTGTGGCCCAAGAGGATTCTATGGAACATTTG ATGTACACCTGGAGTTAGAAGAGCGCTTGGCTAAGTTTATGAGAACCGAGGAGGCCATCATCTACTCTTATGGCTTTGCAACCATAGCCAGCGCCATTCCTGCCTACTCCAAGAGAGGcgatattgtgtttgt GGATGAAGCAGCATGTTTTGCAATCCAGAAGGGCCTGCAGGCTTCCCGGAGCTTCATTAAATACTTCAAGCACAACGACATGGAGGATCTGGAGCGACTGCTAAAGGAGCAGGAGGTGGAAGACCAGAAG AATCCACGCAAGGCTAGAGTCACCAGAAAATTCATTGTTGTGGAAGGCCTGTATTTGAACACGGCAGACATCTGCCCTCTACCACAGCTG GTGAAGCTAAAGTACAAGTATAAAGTACGCATCTTTCTGGAAGAAGGCATGTCTTTCGGTGTGCTGGGAGAACATGGCCGAGGCGTCACCGAACACTTTGGAGTTAGT ATAGATGACATTGACCTTATAAGTGCCAACATGGAGAACGCAGTGGCTTCCATAGGTGGATTCTGCTGTGGCCGATCATTTTTAATTGATCATCAG CGACTGTCTGGACAAGGCTACTGTTTCTCAGCCTCACTTCCACCCATGTTGGCTACTGCTGCTATTGAGGCCCTCAACATCATGGAGGAGGACCCAg AAATTTTTGCTACCCTGAGAGGAAAGTGTAAATATGTCCACAAGGCATTACAAGG AATTCCAGGTTTGAAGGTTATTGGGGTTGAGTTAGCTCCAGCACTCCATCTCCAGCTTGTGAACAGCACCGGATCCAGAGAGAGTGATGTCAGGACACTACGCTCCATCGTTGATTAT TGTTTGGACAGACAAATAGCTTTGACTCTGGCTCGCTACCTAGACAAAGAGGAGCGTTTCCTTTCATCACCCAG CATCAGAGTGGTGGTTACTGTTGAGCAGACTGAAGAGGAAATTGAGAAAGCAGCATCCTGTATTCGAGAGGCAGCTCTTGTGACACTTAAGTAG
- the cdc42se2 gene encoding CDC42 small effector protein 2, translating into MSEFWLCFNCCIAEQPQPKRRRRIDRSMIGEPTNFVHTAHVGSGDLFSGMDSVNSIQNQMQSKGGYGGETMPINVQMQLVDTKAG; encoded by the exons ATGAGCGAATTCTGGTTGTGCTTCAATTGCTGTATTGCTGAGCAGCCACAGCCG AAACGGCGGAGGCGCATTGACAGGAGTATGATTGGTGAGCCCACAAACTTTGTCCACACAGCCCATGTGGGATCTGGAGATTTGTTCAGCGGCATGGACTCT GTGAACTCAATTCAAAACCAAATGCAGTCAAAGGGAGGATATGGGGGCGAGACCATGCCCATTAATGTGCAGATGCAACTGGTAGACACAAAAGCAGGATAA
- the sptlc1 gene encoding serine palmitoyltransferase 1 isoform X2, producing the protein MAAGQQWVLVEMVQAFYEAPAYHLILEGILILWIIRLLFSKTYKLQERSDLTEKEKEELIEEWQPEPLVPPGMKIQSSLNYDVVTGSPSHKMIVNGKECINFASFNFLGLLDNARVKQKALASIRKYGVGTCGPRGFYGTFDVHLELEERLAKFMRTEEAIIYSYGFATIASAIPAYSKRGDIVFVDEAACFAIQKGLQASRSFIKYFKHNDMEDLERLLKEQEVEDQKNPRKARVTRKFIVVEGLYLNTADICPLPQLVKLKYKYKVRIFLEEGMSFGVLGEHGRGVTEHFGVSIDDIDLISANMENAVASIGGFCCGRSFLIDHQSRFLAERTT; encoded by the exons atggcggcgggGCAACAGTGGGTGTTAGTTGAGATGGTGCAAGCTTTTTACGAG GCACCAGCTTATCATCTGATCTTAGAAGGAATCCTGATATTGTGGATAATCAGACTGTTATTCTCAAAAACATATAAGCTGCAAGAGAGGTCTGACCTCACTGAAAAG GAAAAAGAAGAGTTAATTGAAGAATGGCAGCCAGAGCCTCTGGTTCCTCCTGGGATGAAAATTCAGTCATCTCTAAATTATGACGTTGTGACTGG ctcTCCAAGCCACAAAATGATTGTTAATGGGAAAGAGTGCATTAACTTTGCCTCGTTTAACTTCTTGGGCCTGCTCGATAATGCACGCGTTAAG CAAAAGGCACTTGCATCTATTAGAAAGTATGGCGTGGGTACTTGTGGCCCAAGAGGATTCTATGGAACATTTG ATGTACACCTGGAGTTAGAAGAGCGCTTGGCTAAGTTTATGAGAACCGAGGAGGCCATCATCTACTCTTATGGCTTTGCAACCATAGCCAGCGCCATTCCTGCCTACTCCAAGAGAGGcgatattgtgtttgt GGATGAAGCAGCATGTTTTGCAATCCAGAAGGGCCTGCAGGCTTCCCGGAGCTTCATTAAATACTTCAAGCACAACGACATGGAGGATCTGGAGCGACTGCTAAAGGAGCAGGAGGTGGAAGACCAGAAG AATCCACGCAAGGCTAGAGTCACCAGAAAATTCATTGTTGTGGAAGGCCTGTATTTGAACACGGCAGACATCTGCCCTCTACCACAGCTG GTGAAGCTAAAGTACAAGTATAAAGTACGCATCTTTCTGGAAGAAGGCATGTCTTTCGGTGTGCTGGGAGAACATGGCCGAGGCGTCACCGAACACTTTGGAGTTAGT ATAGATGACATTGACCTTATAAGTGCCAACATGGAGAACGCAGTGGCTTCCATAGGTGGATTCTGCTGTGGCCGATCATTTTTAATTGATCATCAG TCCAGATTTTTGGCAGAACGAACCACTTGA